The Xyrauchen texanus isolate HMW12.3.18 chromosome 19, RBS_HiC_50CHRs, whole genome shotgun sequence genome segment tgtgtgagtgagagagtgtgtgtgagtgtgagagagtgtgtgagagagagtgtgtgtgtgtgagagtgtgtgtgtgtgtgtgtgtgacagtgtgtgagagagagtgtgtgtgtgagagtgtgtgtgtgtgtgtgtgtgagacagtgtgtgagagagagagtgtgtgtgtgtgagacagtgtgtgagagtgtgtgtgtgtgtgtgagagtgtgtgagtgtgtgtgtgagagagtgtgtgtgtgtgtgtgagagagagtgtgtgtgtgagagagtgagagtgtgtgtgtgtgagagagaatgtgtgtctgtgtgtgtgtgtgtgtgtgtgtgagacagtgtgtgagagagtgtgtgtgtgagagagtgtgtgtgtgtgtgtgtgtgagagagtgtgtgtgagagagtgtgtgtgtgagacagtgtgtgagagagtgtgtgtgtgtgtgtgtgtgtgtgtgtgtgtgtgagagagtgtgtgtgtgagagtgtgtgtgtgagagagtgagagtgtgtgtgtgtgtgtgagacagtgtgtgagagtgtgtgtgtgtgtgtgtgtgtgtgtgtgagagagtgtgtgtgtgagagagtgtgtgtgtgagagtgtgtgtgtgagagagtgagagtgtgtgtgtgtgtgagagacagtgtgtgagagtgtgtgagagagagaatgtgtgtctgtgtgtgtccgtGCGAGTGTGAACATGTGCGTgtctgtgcgagtgtgtgtgtgtgtgtgtgtgtctgtgtgtgttctgcattgtgtgttattgtcatttctgtgtgtgtttatttttatgactgattagtttttattttagtcaaatgtaaaaataaataataaaaaaggatgtgttagtctcaccagttcatttgtgtgcgtgtgtgtgtgtgtgtgtgtgtgtgtgtgtgtgtgtgttttgcactgaggatgttttagagtctcatcctgtaatttctgtctgttttttctgcactgtggctgatttattgattgtatttgactgatttaaaaaattgtgttttttttgtcgGTCAATTCTGAGTGAGAATATCAAAGGTGTCGAGCTCTTAACGAATCATGCCTGATATGTTTGGTATGTTCAGATGGAGGAAGTCACAAAGTCTCGCACTGcccagataaaggaaaccatttttattacattaaaaaatgtaattcagtcaGAAAATGACCGAATACCATAAGAAGAGTTCAAAAAGTGGAGAGATTTGTCCGTGGGTAAGATGTGTCatcttttaacatttacatttatgcatttggcagacgcttttatccaaagcgacttacagtgcacttattacagggacaatcccctggagcaacctggagttaagtgtcttactcaaggacacaatggtggtgactgtggggatcaaaccagcaacctcctgattaccagttatgtgctttagcgcactatgccaccaccactccataagtTTGCTTTTAATCTAGCAAACTGTGCATCATTTCTGACATGTGACCATCATGTgtgagaaaattatattttttatgctaattattacaattttgtttttgcatCTGAAAGAAAATGTTCTACAGGGCAAGTTAAATGAATTTAATGTCAAAGATATGAAACATATGCATCAAAACATGCGTCTAATTTCTAATGCACATTATttctaataaaaaacattttatttatcttaGTGTTTCAAGTTCAAACTGAACCTAGCGTCTCAAATATCCATCCGTTACATTTTTCCCTTTTGTCAGTGTTTGACAATTTCTAGAGACGTTGAAACTGTAACTTCACAAGCTACAAAACATTACAGCAGTTAAACAACACTCAAGTTACTTAAAGTATTTGAGTACATTCTGCTACAAAACAATGAAGATATTTCATATAAGACCATATAAGAACATATGTCATGCAATTTGCATATAGTGCCATATATTACAATCCTGTATATCTCATCACAGCTATGAGGTTATACTAATAAGAGATATTTAACACACTTTGTAACAAAGATTGATACAAAGTCAAAATATGTTACATTTGAAGTGATGACTCAGCAAGCCTCAAACAAAAGGATCACTTTATTGACAATACGCAGGGCCCAATAAATGTTTTTGCTATGATATATATGCCATTGTTTTTATCAACACACTGTGCTGGTACATGATATATTGACGTTACAGGATGTGCAGCTTCATGATGTTTTCGCTCGATGTGTATCTTTAAATTTTTACGATTCAGACTCAGCCTACAGTGCGGACACTGGACAGAGATTTGCTTTCTCTTAACCACTGGAGGAGCTGATGATTCTGGTGGACGAGGTGCTGGTTGCTGCACGGGAGGTCCTTGTGGTTGGTAACCTACTGGTTGTGGATCTGGAGTGGAAGTCGTTATGGGGTGAATGTTGCAAAGATGCCTTTTCAGGGCTGCTTTATTAATGTAGGTCTGGGGACACTGGCAGCAGTGAAAATGTCTGGCCTTTCCACAACTGCCAATGCTACAGCTGTATATAACATAATCTAAAACAGAGGTGAAAAAATACCATGTTAGAAGACCCCAAGAACAATATGacaatattgtaaaaataaaacatagttttACAATAGGGATGAATTTAAGGAATATTTGGGGTTCAGTGCAAGTTAAGCTcagcattcgtggcataatgttgattaccacaaatacatttaatttccattggatgttccagtgaggcacttgcaatggaagtcaatggggccaatttctggagggtttaaagacagaaatgtgcagcttataatttaataaaagcacttacttaCATTCATTcatctgttaaaacgtgtgtactatttgaactgtaaagtcgtttaaatcgtcatttttacagtcgttttagggtttgttgacattacattgtcatggcaacgaagttgtaaaattggatataactataCAGGAGAGGTGCGATTCgatcgcactaaaatcatgttaacacacgttgtttacgtcttgtgtttatacttttgaaacagtgagtattttagggtgtgttcacgcTTGTAGTTCCATTctcttggttctcttggtccggaccataaaagaaaatgatatatgtagtcctggttcacttagcgttcaaactggcatttttaacacagaAGCTAATGATGCAAAACAAAGGCATAAGGAtaaggtcacaacctgattggacagcttttatgacgtatatttagCCGATGACAgtgctggctgctgggcgaaatgcaTCCGTTGGAtttatatggtggtatttttaccagctgagaacaacaaagagttaataaaatgtgtaaaggataGGGACGGGTATTGAGTTTGGTACATTTTAGaaaccgaccgaattgcctctaaacaatcaagTATCAAAAAATATCTTGTCGTTCAGTGCCAAATTCTCGATTTGACTAACTTCATTATCCTAaagggttaatctcgtcaacgtcagtgataagcatgtagcatgctagacgTGCCCAAATCTAAGAGTGCCAGTCTTTGGCTGtttttaggcatcaaggaaaaacactagtttatgccggttatgcccagagacgtggctcacatgtgaggctgtagtgtgtatgcgtcccaaaccccatacatgtgaaagatgtggaaaagatcaaaagtgtggcaacATTTCACCAGGCTCTATGCCAACAGCACGCgacatgcccaccacacaagtcctacttcaacatgcccaccacacgagtcatCCTccgacatgcccaccacacgagtcctccttcaacatgcccaccacacgagtcctcctccaacatgcccaccacacgagtcctccgtCAAcctgcccaccacacgagtcctcctccaacatgcccaccacacgagtcctccatcaacatgcccaccacacgagtcctccatcaacctgcccaccacacgagtcctcctccaacatgcccatcACACGAGTCCTCcatcaacatgcccaccacacgagtcctcctccaacatgcccaccacacgagtcctccatcaacatgcccaccacacgagtcctccatcaacctgcccaccacacgagtcctcctccaacatgccctccacacgagtcctcctccaacctgcccaccacacgagtcctccatcaacctgcccaccacacgagtcctcctccaacctgcccaccacacgagtcctccatcaacctgcccaccacacgagtcctcctccaacatgcccaccacacgagtcctccatcaacatgcccaccacacgagtcctcctccaacatgcccaccacacgagtcgtccatcaacatgcccaccacacgagtcctccatcaacctgcccaccacacgagtcctcctccaacatgccctccacacgagtcctcctccaacctgcccaccacacgagtcctccatcaacatgcccaccacacgagtcctccatcaacctgcccaccacacgagtcctcctccaacctgcccaccacacgagtcctccatcaacatgcccaccacacgagtcctccatcaacctgcccaccacacgagtcctcctccaacctgcccaccacacgagtcctccatcaacctgcccaccacacgagtcctcctccaacatgcccaccacacgagttcTCCTCCACCACacaagtcctcctccaacatgcccaccacacaagtcctcctctaacatgcccaccacacgagtcctcctccaacatgcccaccacacgagtcctccatcaacctgcccaccacacgagtcctcctccaacatgcccaccacacgagttcTCCTCCACCAcgcgagtcctcctccaacatgcccaccacacgagtcctcctccaacatgctcaccacacgagtcctcttcCAAaattactgatgaatgcagcggcgctatgactgggactccgacaggtaaggttaacgtttagcaaacaaaactaacaaactaaatcggctaacttgtgtacatgttaaattaCCGTTTCTGTGAGCGGTGACATagtcacattaatgttatagcctctgcccctccgaccctggcatgaggagaccagaacgCTCAGGAGAGTCTTTGAGTTATCGTATCGATATCTGAATTTTTTgaacaatacccagccctagtaaaggagtcaaaacagcagcatgaattcctccgttgcacacacaaacgaagatatgctggaAGGATGCGGCTGACGCCGGTACCGAACCGTAATGGGCAATATCGCTccaatgatgagaagaaccaggtatgcttgaggtcagtattagggaaattacttcctgttattggtctgtttagatgtctttggtgcttgttgtgttcatatatcaatcgaactgcaccagagttcgtttggaagcggacaGAGACCCATTATTCAGGTGGTCTCGGTCCACTtgttggtgcgcaccaaggttcatatggcagcgttcacacttgttcaaatgaaccgcactaacagagcaaatCACACCAGAAATTGTTTTAATCGAagcaaacctgccaagtgtgaacacccccTTAATGTGAGACTTTAATGGggattgacttccattgtaaggctTTGTTCGCATTGGCCTATCTGACTCAAATCCGTTTAGGTTCTTGTAGTCTaaacaggacaaaaacacaacaaaatctgATTTTATCAAGCCTGATATCGGTATGGAATCcaataaaaatcagatttttcttaaTGCGTCTTTGTCTGAACGGTCAAAGcggatttttatgtatttttttcatcattCGCTGAGCGCGACGGGTTGTTGTTTCGTCTGGAAGGCATAAGCGGTGTCCCAAACAACACACTATGCACTTTTAAAATATACAATACACTCAGCCATGTTGTGTATGTAAGTGTAGTATCGTCCCATATGAAACATTTAAAGTGTGGAAAGATGGAAGTGACGTTTGAAGCGCACGTGATatgttgccactagctttagcatgttagccaacctcagttcaacacttatatcACACGGGTAATTTAGCTCATATAACCGCAACAGGCGGGCGACCTGTGAGACGACTCCGAGTGACACTTGACaaaaaatgctgttagtcacaaagacacgtgcttgaagaaacacacttcgttatatttttaagaacagacaaaagaaaagcgtcagtgctcgtgtctgattcgctgtttgttggGAATGTCACATGGGAAtatattaggcttatttattatgattattattgtcttcacatttataattgtctttagttcttaatctgtaggctattttGGGGTCTGGGTAACTCAGTGAGTCTGAATCCATggcgttctgagtgactccagtcaggtctccttagcaaccaaattggcccggttgctagggagggtagagtcacatggggtaacctcttcgtggtggtgattagtggttctctcaatggggcgtgtggtgagtgactccagtcaggtctccttagcaaccaaattgtcccggttgctagggagggtagagtcacatggggtaacctcctcgtggtggtgattagtggttctctcaatggggcgtgtggtgagttgtgtgtggatcgcggagagtagcatgagcctccacatgctgtgagtctccgcggtgtcatgctatgagtcacgtgatcagatgcgcggattgacggtctcaaaagCGGCGGTAACCCGTATTGAGGTGAGTGACCGTGCCACCACATGTAatgggaatcgggcattccaaattgggagaaaaggggataaatacaaaaatatataataaatatatatatatatatatatatatatatatatataaagaaaaatatttaaataaaaagtagtTCACTTATGTTAACCAATACAACCTTCTTGAAAAGTATTACGAAAGAAAGTATGTTCACACACTCACCTCCATGTTCAACAGCCCTCAGTTTATGCCCAGCTATATGGGTCATTATTTGATGGTACTGTCTTGGCTTGCATGTGCCAGTTGTGCAGAAGGGGCACGTAAATAAATGTGCATCTGCATGGCATCGTTGCGGTTGAGGTTGTTGTCCTCTTCGCTTAATTGTTATGTGCTGAATAGACAAGAAATTACAAACTGTCAGTTCCGATCAGTGTCTGCGTCACATTTGTACTAGACAACAACAGAGATTAACAAGCTACATTATGCACTGCCTAGAATTATAGTACATCAACCTAAATAGCTAATTGCTGTTATTGTTAAAGAAATGAGAAGGTGATATCAgcaacacacaaacagctcgaTGCTAGATGACGTTAGCTCAATAGTCAACAATAGATAGTCGGTTCACATACGTAGTTTTGGAGTTTTGTATAATTAACTTGGCAGTTAGCAAGCAGAGTCACACACATGAATCAAAACGTTCAAAAATACCTTCACACTCATCTGCGAGTGATCTTTCCCCGTGTTGCTTCAGACAGTTTTCCGCAACTCACAACACTTTCCGTGTGGCTCAAGGTGGAGGGATCCCACTATGGAGTTACATTAGTGACACAATTCTGCgcgcacaaaattatattttgagcgcacaaaaaaaaaaaattaaaaaaaaaaaaaataatcaaatatatatatatatattgagcatGCAAAAAGGTATTTTGCATGCAGAGTGGCTAGGAGGACAAAGCAAAATtaacatcaaaataaaatttaacAGCGCAAAATTGATTGACTTGAAAAATATCTTTTTTGGTGCTCAAATCAATCTTGCATGTGCAGAAacatttttgtgcactcaaaatatcatattgCGCATGGAGAATGTTTTCTGCGTTTCAGAATATCCTCTTGCACATtgagaaaaaaacttttttgcactcaaaatataatcttTGGCATGCAAAATAACTTCTTTTTGTTCAAAATTTCATCTTGCACATGCAGAAAAATGTTTTGcactcaaaatgtaattttgcatgtgtggaattgtggcacatatataactccataGGATCCGCCCACTAGATTtcaacaaatcaaataaaacgGTTGAAAAACacccatcccggtttgaaaacgCCCATTTATTGGGAAACGCCCATTGTTTTTCACTGTCTGTGCTGTGTTTGGGctaaatttacacacacacaaaaaaatgtatacaacagTGCCTACTTCACAcaccccgcccatttcacaagcataAAGGAAACTCAatctgaggtatcatgttatctactTATTTATAATATCGAATGTAAATATTAGCTATCTACAGTGGCTGATTTAGGCatcattaaatatataaagattaaataattataataaatataatttattatataaatatacttaCCGGAGAGTTACTTGCATTAatggagagttactggcattactggagagttactgcaTTACTGGTTGTGAATGTACATGAATGTGTTGACCCCTTACCCCAATCCCCTGTTACCAACCCTATATAATGATGCATTGATGCtgaattattatttctttatagttattattgttcTCATGTCCTTGTTCAGATCCTgttctgtttttctatgtaattgctttggcaatacaacatatttttgtcatgccaataaagctctttgaattgagagagagagagagagagagagagagagagagagagagagagagagagagagagagagagcagagagagagagagagagagagagagagaggtgttgaTGTTGATGTTGATGTGGTGGTGCACAAGCAGCATGGCCAACATCGCGGTCCAGCGAATCAAACGGGAGTTTAAAGAGGTTCTGAAGAGCGAAGAGGTGCGTTCAGCCTTTCATACACACCTGCACATTTCACccgacagctgtcaatcatgctTGACGATGCATCGCATATGTTGATGTACAGATCGGGTGTGAATCAGACATGCCAACACATGCATCTTGATCCGGACCGAAGCCGTGCATGTAAAAACAGCCGTTAATCGTgtggtgcatcaaaataaagccgTTTAATGTGCTTTTGCACATTTCAGATAGACGTTTGAGCGGATATTATGGGATGTGTGTCCCGTCTAGGCCGAACCGCAGATAAAACGAGTCCAAAAAAACCTGACGAGCAGCGTCACACACAACTTTGGACATTAAATGCGTTTATTTGAGCGTTTCTGGAagattattgtgtttatttggcatcttatgtgtttttttgtgtgtttcatgGAAAGGCCTGTTAGCCTTTAGCTAACGGAAGGCCCCTAATcgataaacacacacattcactcttataaacacatcattttacatttaaacaatgttAGAAATGTAAAATGAGAGGGACTATTTGGGTTACTTTGTAAAATTTCACCGGGTTTTACACTTTTATTGTAGTTTTTGTCGCGGTTTAGGTCTGATAGCTGTGTAGCATCTACTGTAAGCTCTcttaaatattcattaaaattatcatttatgaCTCCTAAACCTTTGTATTCTGTAAATTGTGTGTGTAAAATGTGTATATGCTTTTATATAAAGTTTGGTTGAAACCTTCAATCTTAAtctgaacaaataaaaaactcCGTATACACAAAATCACTGCATTCAATTACAGAAATGTTCCCTAAATAAAGAGTAGCTTATATTGTAATGACtacaattaatttaaaactgaaatatgggTGTTAAACATTAGAGCTGGCAAAGTGAGATTGTGAAGTTTAAGGCAAAGCTTTAAAGTACTGTGGTAGGTGTTTTGgttatttaccatggtaatatcatggtgtTTTGGACATACATGTATCATTATAGTAATACCATGATAATCATGAAACTTTCCTGGAGTAccatataaataccatggtatatgaaaaTTTTTATATTCTAACAGTGTTGGAGTCCAAAGCCTAAGTCTAATACGAGAGTgtttttatgaatgtattaaatgtatagtttaaagAACTATTGATTATAGGCTCATATATCAAATAAACCTCATTTAGTATTTTCCTAagcttgagcacgttaccgtggagacgt includes the following:
- the si:ch73-341k19.1 gene encoding uncharacterized protein si:ch73-341k19.1 is translated as MSVKHITIKRRGQQPQPQRCHADAHLFTCPFCTTGTCKPRQYHQIMTHIAGHKLRAVEHGDYVIYSCSIGSCGKARHFHCCQCPQTYINKAALKRHLCNIHPITTSTPDPQPVGYQPQGPPVQQPAPRPPESSAPPVVKRKQISVQCPHCRLSLNRKNLKIHIERKHHEAAHPVTSIYHVPAQCVDKNNGIYIIAKTFIGPCVLSIK